A region from the Vicia villosa cultivar HV-30 ecotype Madison, WI linkage group LG3, Vvil1.0, whole genome shotgun sequence genome encodes:
- the LOC131661588 gene encoding regulator of nonsense transcripts UPF2-like isoform X1 codes for MTIDKEVSPVAASDASFSMAENQQEAVDHLEEIKKSIEAKMALRQSNLNPDRPDSGFFRTLDSSIKRNTAVIKKLRQINEEQRESLMDDLRSVNLSKFVSEAVGAICDAKLRSSDIQAAVQICSLLHQRYKDFVPTLIQGLLKVFSPGKSGDESDSDRNLKAMKKRSSLKLLIELFLVGVIEDGGIFINIIKDLTSVEQLKDREATQTSLTLLSSFARQGRIFLGLSVSGPEVQEEFLKGLNITVDQKKVIRKACFSFYDAAAELLQSEHSSLRLMEHENSKILNAKGELSDENLSAYEKLRKSYDHLYRNVSSLAEALDMQPPVMPEDGHTTRVTSGEEAVSSASGKDSSVEPIWDDEDTRAFYECFPDLRAFVPAVLLGETEPKVNEQSVKSQDQLTEILPESDKSQLITFESGEGSTESTVLPEGESTERVDDKEEKEKSKDLDIDKEKEKENEKKGENDKEKLRSLEGTNLDALLQRLPGCVSRDLIDQLTVEFCYLNSKSNRKKLVRALFSVPRTSLELLAYYSRMVATLSTCMKDVSSLLLQMLEEEFNFLINKKDQMNIETKIRNIRFIGELCKFKVAPAGLVFSCLKACLDDFSHHNIDVACNLLETCGRFLYRSPETSIRMGNMLEILMRLKNVKNLDPRHSTLVENAYYLCKPPERSARVAKVRPPLHQYIRKLLFSDLDKSTIEHVLRQLRKLPWSDCEPYLLKCFMKVHKGKYDQIHLIASLAAGLSRYHDEFVVAIVDEVLEEIRVGLELNDYGMQQRRVANMRFLGELYNYKHADSSVIFETLYLILIYGHGTPEQDVLDPPEDFFRIRLIITLLETCGHYFDHGSSKKKLDRFLIHFQRYILSKGALPLDVEFDLQDLFADLRPSMVRYNSADEVNAALVELEEHDRIVSADKASSEKHSDTDKPLSRTTSTAMVRNKQNNDNGTEENGVQDNVNDGEHDSGSDVIDVEGHDDEELDEENHDDGCETEDDEEDEDGPASDDEDEVHVRQKVTEVDPLEEANFDQELKAVLQESMEQRRLELRGRPTLNMMIPMNVFEGSAKDHHGRGTGGESGDEALDDDADINKEVQVKVLVKRGNKQQTKQMYIPSDSSLVQSTKQKEAAELQEKEDIKRLILEYNDREEEEFNGLGAQPTNWMQSGSNKAGGRGNSFEGTSGRGGGSRHRHHNYYSGGGIYYSRRR; via the exons ATGACTATTGATAAGGAAGTGAGTCCTGTTGCTGCCTCTGATGCTTCCTTTTCCATGGCCGAAAATCAG CAGGAAGCTGTTGATCACCTTGAAGAAATCAAGAAATCAATCGAGGCAAAAATGGCCTTACGTCAAAGCAATTTGAATCCTGACAGGCCTG ACTCAGGATTTTTTAGGACCTTGGATTCCAGCATTAAGCGCAACACTGCAGTTATTAAGAAACTGAGGCAGATTAATGAAGAGCAGCGTGAATCACTAATGGATGACTTGCGAAGTGTCAACTTAAGCAAATTTGTTAGTGAAGCAGTGGGGGCTATATGTGATGCAAAGCTTAGAAGTTCTGATATACAAGCAGCTGTTCAG ATATGCTCTCTGCTTCATCAAAGGTACAAGGATTTCGTGCCAACTCTGATTCAAGGGCTTCTCAAAGTCTTCTCTCCTGGAAAATCTGGTGATGAATCAGATTCAGACAGAAACTTAAAGGCAATGAAGAAGCGGAGCTCTCTGAAACTTCTAATTGAGCTTTTTTTGGTTGGTGTTATTGAAGATGGTGGAATTTTTATCAATATTATAAAAGATCTTACCAGTGTGGAACAGCTGAAAGACCGGGAAGCTACACAAACAAGTTTGACCCTTCTTTCCAGCTTTGCTCGGCAAGGAAGAATTTTTCTAGGACTTTCTGTTAGTGGGCCGGAAGTTCAGGAAGag TTTTTGAAAGGCCTTAACATCACGGTAGATCAGAAGAAAGTTATCCGGAAAGCATGTTTTTCATTTTATGATGCTGCAGCTGAACTACTTCAGTCCGAGCATTCT TCACTTCGATTAATGGAGCATgaaaattcaaagattttaaatGCAAAAGGCGAGCTAAGCGATGAAAATCTCTCTGCATATGAAAAACTTCGTAAATCATATGACCATTTGTACCGCAATGTCTCATC ATTAGCTGAAGCACTTGATATGCAGCCTCCTGTAATGCCAGAGGATGGCCACACAACACGGGTTACTAGTGGGGAGGAGGCCGTTTCATCTGCTTCTGGGAAAGATTCTTCTGTTGAACCCATATGGGATGATGAAGATACAAGGGCTTTTTATGAATGTTTTCCAGATCTTAG AGCTTTTGTTCCTGCTGTGCTTTTGGGAGAAACAGAGCCAAAAGTCAATGAGCAATCTGTGAAGAGTCAAGATCAATTAACT GAAATATTACCTGAATCAGACAAAAGCCAACTGATCACCTTTGAAAGTGGAGAGGGCTCCACAGAGTCTACTGTTTTACCAGAGGGGGAAAGCACTGAGAGAGTGGAtgataaagaagaaaaagaaaagtctAAAGATTTGGACATAgacaaggaaaaagaaaaagagaatgaaaAAAAAGGGGAGAATGACAAAGAGAAACTCAGAAGTCTTGAAGGAACAAATTTGGATGCTCTATTGCAGAGGCTTCCTGGTTGTGTGAGCCGGGACCTTATAGATCAATTAACT GTAGAGTTCTGTTATCTAAATTCAAAATCTAATCGGAAAAAACTTGTGAGGGCTTTGTTCAGTGTTCCAAGGACTTCTCTAGAGCTGCTAGCGTATTACTCACGCATGGTTGCTACACTCTCAACTTGTATGAAGGATGTCTCCTCCCTTCTATTGCAGATGTTAGAGGAGGAGTTCAACTTCTTAATAAATAAAAAG GACCAGATGAATATTGAGACAAAGATCAGGAATATCAGGTTCATTGGAGAACTTTGCAAGTTCAAAGTTGCCCCTGCTGGCCTGGTCTTCAGTTGTTTGAAG GCCTGTTTAGATGATTTTAGTCATCACAACATTGATGTAGCTTGCAACCTTCTTGAAACATGTGGTCGTTTTCTGTATCGTTCTCCAGAAACTAGTATACGCATGGGTAACATGTTGGAGATACTAATGCGCTTGAAGAATGTTAAAAACTTGGATCCTAGACATAGCACTTTGGTGGAGAATGCATACTACCTTTGCAAGCCACCTGAAAGGTCTGCACGAGTAGCTAAAGTCCGCCCTCCGTTGCATCAG TATATCAGAAAATTACTTTTCTCTGATCTTGACAAGTCTACCATTGAGCATGTGCTGAGGCAGCTTCGTAAATTACCATGGAGTGATTGTGAACCGTATCTTTTAAAATGCTTCATGAAGGTTCACAAAGGAAAATATGATCAGATCCACCTGATTGCATCTCTTGCTGCTGGGTTAAGTCGTTATCATGATGAGTTTGTTGTAGCTATAGTCGATGAG GTTTTGGAGGAGATTAGAGTTGGGCTGGAATTAAATGACTATGGGATGCAACAAAGACGCGTTGCCAACATGCGATTTTTAGGGGAGCTTTACAACTACAAGCATGCTGACTCATCTGTTATTTTTGAGACACTATATCTCATTCTTATATATGGCCATGGAACACCAGAG CAAGATGTACTCGATCCACCTGAAGATTTTTTCCGCATAAGGTTGATCATTACTCTACTTGAAACTTGTGGCCATTACTTTGATCATGGCTCTTCTAAGAAGAAACTTGATCGGTTCCTGATACACTTCCAAAGGTATATTTTAAGCAAAGGTGCATTGCCTCTGGATGTTGAATTTGACTTGCAG GATCTGTTTGCGGACTTGCGTCCAAGTATGGTTCGTTACAATTCTGCTGATGAGGTGAATGCAGCTCTAGTGGAACTCGAGGAGCATGATCGAATAGTTTCTGCTGATAAGGCCAGTAGTGAAAAACATTCTGACACTGATAAGCCCTTAAGTAGGACCACTTCCACTGCGATGGTCCGCAATAAACAGAACAATGATAACGGCACTGAGGAAAATGGAGTGCAAGATAATGTCAATGACGGTGAGCATGATTCAGGGAGTGACGTAATTGATGTGGAAGGACATGATGATGAAGAGTTGGATGAGGAGAATCATGATGATGGGTGTGAGACTGAGGATGACGAGGAGGATGAGGACGGACCTGCttctgatgatgaagatgaagtccATGTAAGACAGAAGGTGACAGAAGTCGACCCATTGGAAGAAGCCAATTTTGATCAGGAGCTCAAGGCTGTCTTACAG GAAAGTATGGAGCAGCGGCGACTGGAGCTGCGGGGTCGTCCTACATTGAATATGATGATTCCAATGAATGTATTTGAAGGATCCGCCAAGGATCATCATGGGAGAGGAACTGGTGGGGAAAGTGGCGACGAAGCCTTAGATGACGATGCTGACATAAACAAAGAGGTTCAGGTGAAAGTTCTGGTGAAGCGTGggaacaaacaacaaacaaagcaGATGTACATCCCCAGTGATTCCTCACTGGTGCAGAGTACGAAACAAAAAGAAGCAGCTGAGCTTCAGGAGAAAGAAGACATTAAGAGGCTTATCTTGGAGTATAATGATAGAGAGGAGGAAGAGTTTAATGGATTAGGGGCCCAACCAACAAACTGGATGCAAAGTGGAAGTAACAAAGCTGGTGGTCGTGGAAACTCTTTTGAAGGAACCAGTGGCAGGGGTGGTGGATCACGGCATCGTCATCATAACTACTATTCTGGCGGTGGGATCTACTATAGTAGAAGAAGGTGA
- the LOC131661588 gene encoding regulator of nonsense transcripts UPF2-like isoform X2, giving the protein MTIDKEVSPVAASDASFSMAENQEAVDHLEEIKKSIEAKMALRQSNLNPDRPDSGFFRTLDSSIKRNTAVIKKLRQINEEQRESLMDDLRSVNLSKFVSEAVGAICDAKLRSSDIQAAVQICSLLHQRYKDFVPTLIQGLLKVFSPGKSGDESDSDRNLKAMKKRSSLKLLIELFLVGVIEDGGIFINIIKDLTSVEQLKDREATQTSLTLLSSFARQGRIFLGLSVSGPEVQEEFLKGLNITVDQKKVIRKACFSFYDAAAELLQSEHSSLRLMEHENSKILNAKGELSDENLSAYEKLRKSYDHLYRNVSSLAEALDMQPPVMPEDGHTTRVTSGEEAVSSASGKDSSVEPIWDDEDTRAFYECFPDLRAFVPAVLLGETEPKVNEQSVKSQDQLTEILPESDKSQLITFESGEGSTESTVLPEGESTERVDDKEEKEKSKDLDIDKEKEKENEKKGENDKEKLRSLEGTNLDALLQRLPGCVSRDLIDQLTVEFCYLNSKSNRKKLVRALFSVPRTSLELLAYYSRMVATLSTCMKDVSSLLLQMLEEEFNFLINKKDQMNIETKIRNIRFIGELCKFKVAPAGLVFSCLKACLDDFSHHNIDVACNLLETCGRFLYRSPETSIRMGNMLEILMRLKNVKNLDPRHSTLVENAYYLCKPPERSARVAKVRPPLHQYIRKLLFSDLDKSTIEHVLRQLRKLPWSDCEPYLLKCFMKVHKGKYDQIHLIASLAAGLSRYHDEFVVAIVDEVLEEIRVGLELNDYGMQQRRVANMRFLGELYNYKHADSSVIFETLYLILIYGHGTPEQDVLDPPEDFFRIRLIITLLETCGHYFDHGSSKKKLDRFLIHFQRYILSKGALPLDVEFDLQDLFADLRPSMVRYNSADEVNAALVELEEHDRIVSADKASSEKHSDTDKPLSRTTSTAMVRNKQNNDNGTEENGVQDNVNDGEHDSGSDVIDVEGHDDEELDEENHDDGCETEDDEEDEDGPASDDEDEVHVRQKVTEVDPLEEANFDQELKAVLQESMEQRRLELRGRPTLNMMIPMNVFEGSAKDHHGRGTGGESGDEALDDDADINKEVQVKVLVKRGNKQQTKQMYIPSDSSLVQSTKQKEAAELQEKEDIKRLILEYNDREEEEFNGLGAQPTNWMQSGSNKAGGRGNSFEGTSGRGGGSRHRHHNYYSGGGIYYSRRR; this is encoded by the exons ATGACTATTGATAAGGAAGTGAGTCCTGTTGCTGCCTCTGATGCTTCCTTTTCCATGGCCGAAAATCAG GAAGCTGTTGATCACCTTGAAGAAATCAAGAAATCAATCGAGGCAAAAATGGCCTTACGTCAAAGCAATTTGAATCCTGACAGGCCTG ACTCAGGATTTTTTAGGACCTTGGATTCCAGCATTAAGCGCAACACTGCAGTTATTAAGAAACTGAGGCAGATTAATGAAGAGCAGCGTGAATCACTAATGGATGACTTGCGAAGTGTCAACTTAAGCAAATTTGTTAGTGAAGCAGTGGGGGCTATATGTGATGCAAAGCTTAGAAGTTCTGATATACAAGCAGCTGTTCAG ATATGCTCTCTGCTTCATCAAAGGTACAAGGATTTCGTGCCAACTCTGATTCAAGGGCTTCTCAAAGTCTTCTCTCCTGGAAAATCTGGTGATGAATCAGATTCAGACAGAAACTTAAAGGCAATGAAGAAGCGGAGCTCTCTGAAACTTCTAATTGAGCTTTTTTTGGTTGGTGTTATTGAAGATGGTGGAATTTTTATCAATATTATAAAAGATCTTACCAGTGTGGAACAGCTGAAAGACCGGGAAGCTACACAAACAAGTTTGACCCTTCTTTCCAGCTTTGCTCGGCAAGGAAGAATTTTTCTAGGACTTTCTGTTAGTGGGCCGGAAGTTCAGGAAGag TTTTTGAAAGGCCTTAACATCACGGTAGATCAGAAGAAAGTTATCCGGAAAGCATGTTTTTCATTTTATGATGCTGCAGCTGAACTACTTCAGTCCGAGCATTCT TCACTTCGATTAATGGAGCATgaaaattcaaagattttaaatGCAAAAGGCGAGCTAAGCGATGAAAATCTCTCTGCATATGAAAAACTTCGTAAATCATATGACCATTTGTACCGCAATGTCTCATC ATTAGCTGAAGCACTTGATATGCAGCCTCCTGTAATGCCAGAGGATGGCCACACAACACGGGTTACTAGTGGGGAGGAGGCCGTTTCATCTGCTTCTGGGAAAGATTCTTCTGTTGAACCCATATGGGATGATGAAGATACAAGGGCTTTTTATGAATGTTTTCCAGATCTTAG AGCTTTTGTTCCTGCTGTGCTTTTGGGAGAAACAGAGCCAAAAGTCAATGAGCAATCTGTGAAGAGTCAAGATCAATTAACT GAAATATTACCTGAATCAGACAAAAGCCAACTGATCACCTTTGAAAGTGGAGAGGGCTCCACAGAGTCTACTGTTTTACCAGAGGGGGAAAGCACTGAGAGAGTGGAtgataaagaagaaaaagaaaagtctAAAGATTTGGACATAgacaaggaaaaagaaaaagagaatgaaaAAAAAGGGGAGAATGACAAAGAGAAACTCAGAAGTCTTGAAGGAACAAATTTGGATGCTCTATTGCAGAGGCTTCCTGGTTGTGTGAGCCGGGACCTTATAGATCAATTAACT GTAGAGTTCTGTTATCTAAATTCAAAATCTAATCGGAAAAAACTTGTGAGGGCTTTGTTCAGTGTTCCAAGGACTTCTCTAGAGCTGCTAGCGTATTACTCACGCATGGTTGCTACACTCTCAACTTGTATGAAGGATGTCTCCTCCCTTCTATTGCAGATGTTAGAGGAGGAGTTCAACTTCTTAATAAATAAAAAG GACCAGATGAATATTGAGACAAAGATCAGGAATATCAGGTTCATTGGAGAACTTTGCAAGTTCAAAGTTGCCCCTGCTGGCCTGGTCTTCAGTTGTTTGAAG GCCTGTTTAGATGATTTTAGTCATCACAACATTGATGTAGCTTGCAACCTTCTTGAAACATGTGGTCGTTTTCTGTATCGTTCTCCAGAAACTAGTATACGCATGGGTAACATGTTGGAGATACTAATGCGCTTGAAGAATGTTAAAAACTTGGATCCTAGACATAGCACTTTGGTGGAGAATGCATACTACCTTTGCAAGCCACCTGAAAGGTCTGCACGAGTAGCTAAAGTCCGCCCTCCGTTGCATCAG TATATCAGAAAATTACTTTTCTCTGATCTTGACAAGTCTACCATTGAGCATGTGCTGAGGCAGCTTCGTAAATTACCATGGAGTGATTGTGAACCGTATCTTTTAAAATGCTTCATGAAGGTTCACAAAGGAAAATATGATCAGATCCACCTGATTGCATCTCTTGCTGCTGGGTTAAGTCGTTATCATGATGAGTTTGTTGTAGCTATAGTCGATGAG GTTTTGGAGGAGATTAGAGTTGGGCTGGAATTAAATGACTATGGGATGCAACAAAGACGCGTTGCCAACATGCGATTTTTAGGGGAGCTTTACAACTACAAGCATGCTGACTCATCTGTTATTTTTGAGACACTATATCTCATTCTTATATATGGCCATGGAACACCAGAG CAAGATGTACTCGATCCACCTGAAGATTTTTTCCGCATAAGGTTGATCATTACTCTACTTGAAACTTGTGGCCATTACTTTGATCATGGCTCTTCTAAGAAGAAACTTGATCGGTTCCTGATACACTTCCAAAGGTATATTTTAAGCAAAGGTGCATTGCCTCTGGATGTTGAATTTGACTTGCAG GATCTGTTTGCGGACTTGCGTCCAAGTATGGTTCGTTACAATTCTGCTGATGAGGTGAATGCAGCTCTAGTGGAACTCGAGGAGCATGATCGAATAGTTTCTGCTGATAAGGCCAGTAGTGAAAAACATTCTGACACTGATAAGCCCTTAAGTAGGACCACTTCCACTGCGATGGTCCGCAATAAACAGAACAATGATAACGGCACTGAGGAAAATGGAGTGCAAGATAATGTCAATGACGGTGAGCATGATTCAGGGAGTGACGTAATTGATGTGGAAGGACATGATGATGAAGAGTTGGATGAGGAGAATCATGATGATGGGTGTGAGACTGAGGATGACGAGGAGGATGAGGACGGACCTGCttctgatgatgaagatgaagtccATGTAAGACAGAAGGTGACAGAAGTCGACCCATTGGAAGAAGCCAATTTTGATCAGGAGCTCAAGGCTGTCTTACAG GAAAGTATGGAGCAGCGGCGACTGGAGCTGCGGGGTCGTCCTACATTGAATATGATGATTCCAATGAATGTATTTGAAGGATCCGCCAAGGATCATCATGGGAGAGGAACTGGTGGGGAAAGTGGCGACGAAGCCTTAGATGACGATGCTGACATAAACAAAGAGGTTCAGGTGAAAGTTCTGGTGAAGCGTGggaacaaacaacaaacaaagcaGATGTACATCCCCAGTGATTCCTCACTGGTGCAGAGTACGAAACAAAAAGAAGCAGCTGAGCTTCAGGAGAAAGAAGACATTAAGAGGCTTATCTTGGAGTATAATGATAGAGAGGAGGAAGAGTTTAATGGATTAGGGGCCCAACCAACAAACTGGATGCAAAGTGGAAGTAACAAAGCTGGTGGTCGTGGAAACTCTTTTGAAGGAACCAGTGGCAGGGGTGGTGGATCACGGCATCGTCATCATAACTACTATTCTGGCGGTGGGATCTACTATAGTAGAAGAAGGTGA